Proteins encoded together in one Thermodesulfobacteriota bacterium window:
- a CDS encoding beta-ketoacyl-ACP synthase III → MKRTLIRGTGRYLPERLVTNEDMTQWMDTSDEWIRKRTGIEQRYWIKPEGETGASDLGLYASNIALEKAGWTAKDLDLIIFATLSPDITFPGSGCLLQHKLGLTDTPALDIRQQCTGFIYGLATADAYIRSGLANRILFVGAEVHSTGLDISTKGRDVTVIFGDGAAAVCLEGVETEENIGVLASVLHAQGEFAESLCVEAPASRIYPSRIDHQLIDEGRHYPRMNGKLIFKMAVTKLPEVTLEVMARAGMTSMDEIDLIIPHQANLRINEFYQEIMKLPAGKIYNNIQKYGNTTAATIPLALDEVMEQGRYKKGDTVLFLGLGAGVTWGANLYRHG, encoded by the coding sequence ATGAAACGTACCCTGATCAGAGGTACCGGGCGGTATCTGCCCGAGCGGTTGGTGACCAACGAAGACATGACGCAATGGATGGATACCTCGGATGAGTGGATCCGCAAACGGACCGGCATCGAACAGCGTTACTGGATCAAGCCCGAGGGCGAGACCGGCGCCTCCGATCTGGGGTTGTACGCTTCTAATATCGCCCTGGAGAAGGCCGGCTGGACCGCCAAAGATCTGGACCTGATCATTTTTGCCACCTTGAGCCCGGACATCACTTTCCCGGGATCGGGCTGCCTGCTCCAGCACAAGCTGGGCCTGACCGACACCCCGGCCCTGGATATCCGGCAGCAGTGTACCGGCTTTATTTACGGGCTGGCCACGGCCGATGCCTATATCCGCAGCGGGCTGGCCAACCGGATCCTCTTTGTCGGTGCCGAAGTCCACAGCACCGGCCTGGATATTTCCACCAAAGGCCGGGACGTGACCGTGATCTTCGGGGACGGCGCGGCCGCAGTCTGCCTGGAAGGGGTGGAGACCGAGGAGAATATCGGCGTTCTGGCCTCGGTCCTGCACGCCCAGGGCGAGTTCGCCGAAAGCCTGTGCGTGGAAGCGCCGGCGTCAAGAATTTATCCCAGCCGGATTGATCATCAGTTGATAGACGAAGGCCGCCATTATCCCAGGATGAACGGCAAGCTGATTTTCAAGATGGCGGTGACGAAACTGCCGGAAGTGACCCTGGAAGTCATGGCCAGAGCCGGCATGACCTCCATGGATGAAATCGATCTGATCATCCCCCATCAGGCCAACCTGCGCATCAACGAATTTTACCAGGAGATCATGAAACTGCCGGCCGGAAAGATTTACAACAACATTCAGAAGTACGGCAATACCACGGCGGCCACCATACCCCTGGCGCTTGATGAAGTGATGGAGCAGGGGCGGTATAAGAAGGGCGATACCGTGCTTTTCCTGGGATTGGGAGCGGGGGTGACCTGGGGAGCCAATCTGTACCGGCATGGGTAA